TcataaataacatgaaataattaagtTTACCAAATATCGTACttgtgtgttttataaaaaccGTCATTACAAAAAGAAGCGATTTAAAAATCCCTTTGAAGTTTACATGTGATAATGTACCCGCTGACAAAAATCCTCtacatacaatattttttctcgtACAGTCTATATTCATTCTAATGTAGTTTTAATTAAGCACATGCTGTGGAACAGACTAGTCCTTTTCAGTcctttttaaatgaaaaaaaaatgcgtCTACACTCTAAATAATATATTTGGTCAAAGCAAATTCAAGTCGATTCCATCATATGTGCAAGAAACGTATATTGTTTGTCACTCGCCTAAATGAGCTCATACAAAGGAAAGaacattatcttttttttaattgataccaaAATAAGAGACAGTGACCtgattttatttaataacatgacaaaccacagggacctggcacgaaatttatatatatgtatactgttggttaaaaatttttgtgccaggtccctgtgtgacATACCCCATCCCATCTTCCCAGTTCTAGGCCTATAACACATTTGAAATTGATACACTACACCGTAGAACactatttattgaaataatgaactataatcatttattatattaaaacaaactttaacactgAGAAGACAAAAGTCTAGTAAGACGCACACGTGTACTTATCTGCTACTTTCGGTTTAACCAAACTCGGGATCTCTCGTGTTTTAACCTTACATTGCGTGTGTACTTTCGGTATCATCTGACCTTTTCATTCAACGTAAGCATTCCAATAAAATGTCGCAACTGAAAGTGTTAACACTAAACTGCTggtaagtatacaatgtataacgaAATCTTAGATGTAAACACACATCCTTAACACAACAGGAAACATTGATTGTATTAATCAACCAATAATCGACTGATTAGAGATGCTTACTCACTACTCAGCACTTATGGCAAAGTCAGTGTGTTAGCTGTTAGCCTCATATCAGGCCTGTTGTAATCATTGTGGGCTCCCATGATCAACCGCCGtttgaatatgtttataacttttTGATGTTGCAAACCCAAACCCATTATAAACATCTCTATACACGTATAAACCTGACATGACGTCTACCAAATGTGCATGCACATACAGTCAGTACTGAGTGAATTTTTATATGTAGGCCCTATGATATGTGCATATAGGAACCTATCTGTAACTTCTGTCCATCTTCTGTCAGAATGCCTAACTTAACAATCGTGTCTGCTTTCATGATGGTATGAAACATAAGTTTTCATGGTTCATTTGTATAAAGCCCCTTGAAGACTGATATTTTTCTCAATTCAAACAATTTGACAATATACACTGCTTCAAATTTCTTCATCTTTGATGTGCATGTgtttatacacacatgtatacattgacTCAGCTAGATCTCCTCTATTatggtattacatgtatatgatatttgacACCTGTTGGAAGTTGTTAGTCATGTGGAAGATCATCCTAAATTCTCCAGGGGTTACAGTAATAATCACTTGGACGTTATCTCCACCCCTGGATTATTTCATaaaagacacaggtaatttgatcctttgatgtacatcaaaagaatcgagtaacagtacactgtggttgactgtgttgctttgaagttcaCTATGGGCGTCACTcactctgtagtcttcaaaggaagtctctgcagacTGGTGGTTGGTCAGTTGTTTTCTCCCGAACTGCCTCCAGttgtactatgagatagtccaggggaagatataatgtcagtgataaaAACTcttggaatatcgaggatgacagaAGATAGTCCATACATTAAAGTAGACTGAAAgtttaaaattacatgtaataagtgTCTACACTGTAAAGGAAATACATGATAATGATTACTAAACACAATGATAACTTCTAAATATCTTTCTTCCCTGATTTTAACAATAAGTCTATACACACaagcctgtctataaagaccatcaaagggacaaacaaaaattatcttGATAACCGAATggcaaattgtgttgaaaatgACAATTTGGTACCCTaagaaaatggtcttattaagcaggtggtcttgaTACAGAGGTGtagctaagacaggtttgactgtagttacgTGTAGGCAAATCTTTATCAGCAAGTGCTACACATAAAAATAAGTTGTATCGTGCTATCAATATTGTAGTGCTTGTGTAAAGAGATAATAATGGGTAGGATATCACTGTTATTTATAGCCATCATCTAAAACACTACAGATCAGCTAGGTAAATTAGATAGGTCGTAGTGCGTCTTACATgaagtaattttattttcttaaccTGTTGTACAATACTGATGGATCCTAACAAACGGTAGCACTCTGAATTACCTGTTTAGTTATCAAAactacaatatttatttttgaataatgatgataatagcttgtatacatgtaacattttcTGATCCActgatcattttttttcaagacATCTAGTGAAGGGGTCACTCAGAAAATATTTTCGAattttttagttaaaaaacaaatagatatatagtatacattgCACCAGATGATGTAAATTTTAGTTACAATTGTAAGTACAATATACCATATTGATGAATCATGCAGATATAAAGGCTTTCAGCCTGCACCCATACATTTTCCTTATACATATAATGTCCTTTATTTACAATGATGTTACTACTAGTGTTAGCAAACAATATCAGCCCCAAGGAACTGGGAATTTCTGTCATGCAACCTTCAGTCTTTGTTGTTTTTCAATAGAATCAGGTACAGAGAAGAATTTCAATATCTTTTTGTTATGTCTGTATAGGGGTGTTCCAGCCCCAGTAGCATGCCAGCTTCGTATGGAAAGGATGACCGCTATAGGTGACCGCCTGAAACGAGGAGATTATGACTTGGTTGTTCTGCAGGAGGTCAGTTAGAGTGTGTTGTCAGGCCAGGTGGAAAATCAattcatttgtttatgttttgtttatgggAAGGTAAATTTAAATAACAATTGTGATTTGTTGGAACTAGTACccatttaatttttgtttttgaatatGATGAATAGGTACACCTTATCTATCGAGGAAACTTTAAAAATTAAGGCAAGCATACGCACTAAATGGAACAACATCTCAACTTCTTAGGGTATACAAAAGTATCTATTTGTGGAAAGACCATTTTATCAGATAATCTGCCTGATATTCAGTGATTTCGccagtgtaatatttttgcgtatgcCACTACTCTAATATGACCTTGAGTGATTTttattggctggaaattcattgtgacatcaaggcagaaacaataaaatgttgtCAGGAAAAATGATGTGGCGTCAGGATTACaaggacggcgggacaaaatggcagTCTTTGCTGGATTTTCACAATACATTTCAATGCTAGATTCTTCAAAATGTAGGTTGCTGTAGtattgtgataaaaagtatcctAAATTggtgttcattttatatgaaattttatgaaacttgtgtgaaagttttaatttttgcttgcCAAAGACTTGTTTCaaaaaatctcatatgaaatgaacaatcATTTAATTATATGAGATCCTATTTACCTGGTATTAAATGTGATCTGTTTAAATTAATTCCAACTATGATGTAAGTAgaatatttaaacaaacaaaatgtcttttaaGGTATGGGACAAAGGAGACTTCAAGATTTTGTTAGATAGAGTGTCAGAAGTCTTTACTTATAATCACTACTTTTACAGGTAAGTACTTGTGTGTGTAAGATATctagatgtttataaataagATTCTGGCTTTCTAACCTAAACTAAAAACTTAAATATCCCCAAAGTCTCTCACTACAATTGATATTGGTTTATAAACACACCCTACTATAACTTAGATAAGTTTAATACCCCCAGCCCCCTCACTACAACTAAGATAGGTTTAATACCTCAGGCCCCTCACTACAACTAAGATAGGTTTAATACTCAACCTCTCACTACAACTAAGATAGGTTTAATACTCATACCCCTCACTACAACTAAGATAGGTTTAAGGTTTAATACCTCAGCCCCCTCACTACAACTTAGATAGGTTTAATACCTCAGCCCCCTCACTACAACTTAGATAGGTTTAATACCTCAGCCCCCTCACTACAACTTAGATAGGTTTAATACCTCAGCCTCCGCACTACAACTAAGATAGGTTTAATACCTCAGCCCCCTCACTACAACTAAGATAGGTTTAATACCTCAGCCCCCTCACTACAACTAAGATAGTTTTAATACCTCAGCCCCCTCACTACAACTAAGATAGGTTTAATACCTCAGTCCCCTCACTACAACTTAGATAGGTTTAATACCCCTAGGCCCCTCACTACAACTAAGATAGGTTTAATACTCAACCTCTCACTACAACTAAGATAGGTTTAATACTCATACCCCTCACTACAACTAAGATAGGTTTAAGGTTTAATACCTCAGCCCCCTCACTACAACTTAGATAGGTTTAATACCTCAGCCCCCTCACTACAACTTAGATAAGTTTAATACCTCAGCCCCCTCACTACAACTTAGATAGGTTTAATACCTCAGCCTCCGCACTACAACTAAGATAGGTTTAATACCTCAGCCCCCTCACTACAACTAAGATAGGTTTAATACTCAGCTCCCTAACTATAACTAAGATAGGTTTAATACCTCAGCCCCCTCGCTACAACTAAGATAGTTTTAATACCTCAGTCCCCTCACTACAACTAAGATAGGTTTAATACCTCAGCCCCCTCACTACAACTTAGATAGGTTTAATACCTTAGCCTCCTCACTACAACTAAGATAGGTTTAATACCTCAGCCCCCTCACTACAACTAAGATAGGTTTAATACCTCAACCCTCTCACTACAACTAAGATAGTTTTAATACCTCAGCCCCCTCACTACAACTAAGATAGGTTTAATACCTCAGCCCCCTCACTACAACTAAGATAGGTTTAATACCTCAGCCCCTAACTACAACTTAGATAGGTTTAATACCTCAGCCTCCTCACTACAACTAACTAGATAGGTTTAATACTCAGGCCCCTAACTACAACTAAGATAGGTTTAATACCTCAGCCCCCTCACTACAACTAAGATAGGTTTAATACCTCAGCCCCCTAACTACAACTTAGATAGGTTTAATACCTCAGCCCCCTCACTACAACTAAGATAAGTTTTATACCTCAGCCTCCTCACTACAACTAAGATAGGTTTAATACCCCAGCTCCCTAACTACAACTAAGATAGGTTTAATACCTCAGCCCCCTCACTACAACTAAGATAGGTTTAATACCTCAGCCCCCTCACTACAACTAAGATAGGTTTAATACCTCAGCCCCCTCACTACAACTAAGATAGGTTTTATACCTCAGTCCCCTCACTACAACTAAGATAGGTTTAATACCTCAGCCCCCTCACTACAACTAAGATAGATTTAATACCTCAGCCTCCTCACTACAACTAAGATAGGTTTAATACCTCAGCCCCCTCCCTACAACCTAGATAGGTTTAATACCTCAGTCCCCTCACTACAACTAAGATAGTTTTAATACCTCCCAGCCCCCTAACTACAACTTAGATAGGTTTAATACCTCAGTCCCCTCACTACAACTAAGATAGGTTTAATACCTCAGTCCCCTCACTACAATTAAGATAGTTTTAATACCTCCCAGCCTCCCCACTACAACTAAGATAGGTTTAATACCTCAGTCTCCTCACTACAACTAAGATAGATTTAATACCTCAGCCTCCTCACTACAACTAAGATAGGTTTAATACCTCAGCCCCCTCACTACAACTAAGATAGGTTTAATACCTCAGTCCCCTCACTACAATTAAGATAGTTTTAATACCTCCCTGCCCCCCACTACAAATTAGATAGGTTTAATACCTCAGCCCCCTCACTACAACTTAGATAGGTTTAATACCTCCGCCCCCTCACTACAACTTAGATAGGTTTAATACCCCCGCCTCCTCACTACAACTAAGATAGGTTTAATACCTCAGCCTCCTCACTACAACTAAGATAGGTTTAATACCTCAGCCCCCTCACTACAACTTAGATAGGTTTAATACCTCAGCCCCCTCACTACAACTAAGATAGGTTTAATACCTCAGTCCCCTCACTACAACTAAGATAGGCTTAATACCTCAGCCCCCTCACTACAACTAAGATAGGTTTAATACCTCAGCCCCCTCACTACAACTAAGATAGTTTTAATACCTCAGTCCCCTCACTAAAACTAAGATAGGTTTAATACCTCAGCCCCCTCGCTACAACTAAGATAGGTTTAATACCTCAGCCCCCTCACTACAACTAAGATAGGTTTAATACCTCAGCCCCCTCACTAAAACTAAGATAGGTTTAATACCTCAGCCCCCTCGCTACAACTAAGATAGGTTTAATACCTCAGCCTCCTCACTACAACTATGATTGGTTTAATACCTCAGCCCCCTCACTACAACTAAGATAGGTTTAATACCTCAGCCCCCTCACTACAACTAAGATAGGTTTAATACCTCAGCCCCCTCACTACAACTAAGATAGGTTTAATACCTCAGCCCCCTCACTACAACTAAGATAGGTTTAATACCTCAGCCTCCTCACTACAACTAAGATAGGTTTAATACCTCAGCCCCCTCACTACAACTTAGATAGGTTTAATACCTCAGCCCCCTCACTACAACTAAGATAGGTTTAATACTCAGCTCCCTAACTACAACTAAGATAGGTTTAATACCTCAGCCCCCTCACTACAACTAAGATAGGTTTAATACCCCAGCTCCCTAACTACAACTAAGATAGGTTTAATACCTCAGCCCCCTCACTACAACTAAGATAGGTTTAATACCTCAGCCCCCTCACTACAACTAAGATAGGTTTAATACCTCAGCCCCCTCACTACAACTAAGATAGGTTTAATACCTCAGCCCCCTCACTACAACTAAGATAGGTTTAATACCTCAGCCCCCTCACTACAACTAAGATAGGTTTAATACCTCAGCCCCCTCACTACAACTAAGATAGGTTTAATACCTCAGTCCCCCTCACTACAACTAAGATAGGTTTAATACCTCAGCCCCCTCACTACAACTAAGATAGGTTTAATACCTCAGCCCCCTCACTACAACTAAGATAGGTTTAATACCCCAGCTCCCTAACTACAACTAAGATAGGTTTAATACCTCAGCCCCCTCACTACAACTAAGATAGGTTTAATACTCAGCTCCCTAACTATAACTAAGATAGGTTTAATACCTCAGCCCCCTCGCTACAACTAAGATAGTTTTAATACCTCAGTCCCCTCACTACAACTAAGATAGGTTTAATACCTCAGCCTCCTCACTACAACTAAGATAGGTTTAATACCTCAGCCCCCTCACTACAACTAAGATAGTTTTAATACCTAAGCCCCCTCACTACAACTAAGATAGGTTTAATACCTCAGCCCCCTCACTACAACTTAGATAGGTTTAATACCTCAGCCTCCGCACTACAACTAAGATAGGTTTAATACCTCAGCCCCCTCGCTACAACTAAGATAGGTTTAATACCTCAGCCCCCTCACTACAACTAAGATAGGTTTAATACCTCAGCCCCCTCACTATAACTAAGATAGTTTTAATACCTCCCAGCCCCCTAACTACAACTTAGATAGGTTAAATACCCCTAGGCCCCTCACTACAACTTAGATAGGTTTAATACCTCAGTCCCCTCACTACAACTAAGATAGTTTTAATACCTCCCAGCCCCCTAACTACAACTTAGATAGGTTTAATACCTCAGTCCCCTCACTACAACTTAGATAGGTTTAATACCTCAGCCCCCTCACTACAACTAAGATAGGTTTAATACCCCCAGGCCCCTCACTACAACTAAGATAGGTTTTATACCTCAGCCCCCTCACTACAACTTTAGATAGGTTTAATACCTCAGCCCCCTCACTACAACTAAGATAGGTTTAATACCTCAGCCTCCTCACTACAATTAAGATAGGTTTAATACCTCAGCTCCCTCACTACAACTAAGATAGGTTTAATACCTCAACCCCCTCACTACAACTAAGATAGGTTTAATACCTCAGTCCCCTCACTACAACTAAGATAGGTTTAATACCCCCAGGCCCCTCACTACAACTAAGATAGGTTTTATACCTTAGCCTCCTCACTACAACTAAGATAGGTTTAATACATCAGCCCCCTCACTACAACCAAGATAGGTTTAATACCCCCAGGCCCCTCACTACAACTTAGATAGGTTTAATACCTCAGCCCCCTCACTACAACTTAGATTGGTTTAATACCCTCAGGCCCCTCACTACAACTAAGATAGGTTTAATACCCCAGCTCCCTAACTACAACTAAGATAGGTTTAATACCCCAGCCGCCTAACTACAACTAAGATAGGTTGATAAAATACCATAGCTTTGTTAAGAATCACAACTTTTCGATGTTAATACCTTTAGGGGAGGGATGGGAAAGAACAGTATAGATTGTATTGTAAACAAGACCAAGCCTGAAAAATGTCCTGGATATGAATAATGTTTGATTGTTTGGTTTGTGGCACTTATTCTGAATCTTGTGTAAGAATGACCTATATCACattcttttattttctgtacactcttttgtttcttttatatCCCATATATCGTatttagatttatatatataataactgcTAGAGctgaaatgttatttttatgattttctttcTGAGGGTTACCCCTAGGATAACTGCtattatattttacagtaattaGGTTTGCTAGAAATATCATTGATCATTGATCTTCATGGCTATTATTATACCATCCTTTTCAGTGGAGCCATTGGaagtggtgtgtgtgtgttctCCAAGTATTCAATCCGGGAGACCTTCTATTACCGTTTTTCACTCAATGGCTATGCCCACAAGGTGCTCCATGGTGACTGGTTTGGAGGCAAAGGTGTGGGCATGTGTATCTTAAAGTTTGGCGACTTTAGACTGGGTCTCTTTTGTACTCACGTAAGTCTAATTGACTGCTAAGCATCCTTATAGATTCATTTCTGTGCATTTGGTGATAAAAAGCAGGGTTCTCACTAAGTTTTTGAATAGATGGTTGAAAATTTATAATAGGTGGTTGAGGGCCACAAGCCCCCATGGGGCCAAtacttatttctgacaaaaatagccggttgtaaacaaggaaataCACGGCTGTTTTTGCCGGCAACCGGCTTTTAACGAGAACCCTGAAAAGAATCATTTTCTCAAGAAAAAATGTGTTTGCTAACTTTGTTCtaaagtatatattatatttatactgtTTAAGAGTTATAGTTAATTAAATATCGATGTAGTTTTGATAAAGttgaacaaaaaataattttgataaagttgAACAAGAAATAATTTTGAGAAAGTTGAACAATAAATTGTGACACAAAACATAAACGTCATCCTGTGTAATAAAGAAGTTTTACTGATTTTCCTTCAATGGTGTACTTGAGTGAAAGTTAGAGACATACACGGTATATTGAGGCATTATCTGCAAAACAATTTCAGTCCAAGAAAGCTAAGGTTTAcagtattaattaatttttgaacATGAGAAATGTATGTCCTTTTAATTGTAGCTGCATGCAGAATACAATGAAGTTAATGATGAATATTTGGCACATAGAGTCTCTCAAGCGTTTGAAATGAGTCAGTTGATCAAACTCACAGCAACCAAGCATCTTTGTGACTTTGTTATCACTGCGGGAGACTTCAACCTCCAGCCCACAGACCTTGGATATAAAATCCTGCGAGAAAATGCACAGCTACGTGATGCATGGTTAGAACTGGTAAGTAAAAGACATACCAATATAGTAAATGGTATTTAGGTACACCACTTACACAGATGATGAAGTTACAGAATTATATGGCTAAATTCAGAGGATTGAATGCTGGAGTTTGATTTAAATACAAGATCTATTTggtcttttatttttcttttcttgatCAGTCTATTTACCCGTACAAGTTTAACCATGCATATCATTTCTGAATATCTGGGCATTAAAAACTCTTTTTCATCTATAATATGCATACTATAAATATAGATTTAATTTCCATGGAGGTTTATAGTATTTTCCTGTTAATTTGTAAATCGATTCATTTCCAACATTAACAAATGATGATAGACTTTCTCAAATTAAAGAAAACCTTGTGAAAAATATTGTGCAAGAAAATAGATATAAGATTTCTTTATCAGCAATTCTTGATCAAACTTGTACTGTACAA
The nucleotide sequence above comes from Argopecten irradians isolate NY chromosome 1, Ai_NY, whole genome shotgun sequence. Encoded proteins:
- the LOC138331908 gene encoding putative neutral sphingomyelinase — encoded protein: MSQLKVLTLNCWGVPAPVACQLRMERMTAIGDRLKRGDYDLVVLQEVWDKGDFKILLDRVSEVFTYNHYFYSGAIGSGVCVFSKYSIRETFYYRFSLNGYAHKVLHGDWFGGKGVGMCILKFGDFRLGLFCTHLHAEYNEVNDEYLAHRVSQAFEMSQLIKLTATKHLCDFVITAGDFNLQPTDLGYKILRENAQLRDAWLELNDENDAGKTCDIPSNYFTKPSMLQMFPNGKRLDYILVRNNEGTSVEVVSCQVTMGKIPGHPYNYSDHEGVGATLVISKSNNAPRYDQDPSHLNPLLSEAESLIERGMTKVSSNSQFYTILAVMSVCLLYMVSSIDIPSWLGLVRGMLLVALTLLFGFCIWNKAILSRIETHGLMATKQDIKNLLQSQKS